From Bacillus sp. FSL K6-3431, the proteins below share one genomic window:
- a CDS encoding UDP-N-acetylmuramoyl-tripeptide--D-alanyl-D-alanine ligase: MLKRTVKQLASMMNVKNDVSGFEGIQVKGVSIDTRNISQGNLFVPFKGEHTDGHKYVETAIENGAVAVLWQEDAPNPPTHIPVLIVENTLIALQELARSYRNELTAKIIGITGSNGKTTTKDIAASIFSEAYKVHKTEGNFNNHIGLPLTILAMDESTEIAILEMGMSGKGEISLLTKLARPDIAIITNIGEAHMQDLGSRDAIANAKLEIVAGLPKGGLLIYPGNEPLLIKKVSNLKQFRTCTFGETCENDLYPENIELNELGSRFFVRDIAEEPLYLSIPGKHNIFNSLAVMLVAKELSLEENEIRNGLNAVKLSNMRMEWLDGINGTRILNDAYNSSPTATRAVISMVENLDSKREKILVLGDMLELGEHEIAYHEQIGEEINSEKVKYVFTYGDLGKYIIAGARKHFSEERIFHFTDKEQLVNGIKEIINGNEIILIKASRGMKLEETVEALTVIDQIQ, encoded by the coding sequence AGGCGAGCATACAGATGGTCATAAGTATGTAGAAACAGCAATTGAAAATGGTGCTGTTGCAGTATTATGGCAGGAAGATGCTCCAAATCCGCCAACACATATACCTGTATTGATTGTCGAGAACACATTGATTGCTTTACAGGAGCTTGCACGTTCCTATCGGAATGAACTTACCGCAAAAATTATCGGGATTACTGGTAGTAATGGAAAAACGACGACAAAGGATATTGCCGCATCCATATTTTCAGAAGCATATAAGGTCCATAAAACAGAAGGGAACTTTAATAATCATATTGGTCTTCCGCTTACTATTCTCGCGATGGATGAGTCAACGGAAATCGCTATTCTCGAGATGGGAATGAGTGGAAAAGGGGAAATATCTTTATTGACGAAGCTTGCGCGACCTGATATTGCAATTATTACGAATATTGGGGAAGCTCATATGCAGGACCTTGGTTCACGCGATGCAATTGCTAACGCCAAATTGGAGATCGTCGCGGGCCTTCCAAAAGGCGGGTTGTTAATTTATCCGGGAAATGAACCACTGCTTATAAAAAAAGTTAGCAACTTAAAACAATTCCGGACATGCACTTTCGGTGAGACATGTGAAAACGACCTATATCCTGAAAATATTGAATTAAATGAATTAGGAAGTCGTTTTTTTGTGCGAGATATAGCAGAGGAACCTCTTTATCTTTCGATTCCTGGGAAACATAATATATTCAATTCATTGGCAGTTATGCTTGTAGCCAAAGAACTTTCTCTAGAGGAGAATGAAATAAGAAACGGATTGAATGCAGTTAAATTATCAAACATGAGAATGGAATGGCTGGATGGCATCAACGGAACAAGGATATTAAATGATGCATATAATTCTAGCCCAACTGCTACTCGCGCAGTCATATCTATGGTTGAAAATCTGGATAGTAAGCGCGAAAAAATACTTGTGCTTGGTGATATGTTAGAGCTTGGTGAACATGAAATAGCTTATCATGAACAAATTGGTGAGGAAATTAATTCCGAAAAAGTTAAATATGTGTTTACATATGGCGACCTTGGAAAATATATTATAGCAGGAGCAAGGAAACATTTTTCGGAAGAGCGTATTTTTCACTTTACTGATAAAGAACAATTAGTGAATGGTATTAAAGAAATAATCAATGGGAATGAAATTATTTTAATAAAGGCATCTCGAGGAATGAAGCTAGAAGAAACAGTTGAGGCACTTACTGTCATTGACCAAATACAATAA